From Rutidosis leptorrhynchoides isolate AG116_Rl617_1_P2 chromosome 3, CSIRO_AGI_Rlap_v1, whole genome shotgun sequence, a single genomic window includes:
- the LOC139901321 gene encoding glutamate decarboxylase-like, which produces MVLSRTVHSDSDESLRSTFASRYCRTVLPRFKMGENSIPKEAAYQIINDELMLDGNPRLNLASFVTTWMEPECDKLIMASINKNYVDMDEYPVTTELQNRCVNIIANLFNAPLGDSEIGVGVGTVGSSEAIMLAGLAFKRKWQNKMRALGKPCDNPNIVTGANVQVCWEKFARYFEVELKEVKLSEGYYVMDPEKAVEMVDENTICVAAILGSTLNGEFEDVKRLNDLLVEKNAETGWDTPIHVDAASGGFIAPFIYPELEWDFRLPLVKSINVSGHKYGLVYAGIGWVIWRNKEDLPDELIFHINYLGADQPTFTLNFSKGSSQIIAQYYQLIRLGFEGYKNIMENCQENATVLREGLEKTGRFNIVSKDMGVPLVAFSLKDNSQHNEFEISEMLRRFGWIVPAYTMPPDAQHITVLRVVIREDFSRTLAERLVNDIEKVLHELDTLPAKVTAKITVLEENGLDHKTELEVQRKITDAWRKFVSDKKKITGVC; this is translated from the exons ATGGTGCTCTCAAGGACTGTTCATTCAGATTCGGATGAGTCGCTACGTTCGACCTTTGCTTCTCGTTATTGTCGTACAGTTCTCCCCAG GTTTAAAATGGGGGAAAATTCGATTCCTAAAGAAGCTGCGTATCAAATAATAAACGACGAATTGATGCTGGACGGTAACCCGAGGCTAAATCTGGCTTCGTTCGTGACAACGTGGATGGAGCCTGAATGTGATAAGCTAATCATGGCGTCGATTAATAAGAATTACGTTGATATGGATGAATATCCTGTTACCACTGAGCTTCAG AATCGTTGTGTGAACATCATTGCAAATTTGTTTAACGCACCACTCGGAGACTCGGAGATCGGTGTTGGGGTTGGAACCGTTGGTTCATCCGAGGCAATCATGTTGGCCGGACTAGCTTTCAAAAGAAAATGGCAAAACAAAATGAGAGCTCTTGGCAAACCTTGCGATAATCCTAACATTGTTACCGGTGCCAATGTTCAG GTATGTTGGGAGAAATTTGCACGGTATTTTGAAGTCGAGTTAAAGGAAGTTAAGTTGAGTGAAGGTTACTACGTTATGGACCCTGAAAAGGCCGTTGAGATGGTTGACGAAAACACCATTTGCGTCGCTGCAATTTTGGGCTCCACTTTAAATGGTGAATTTGAAGATGTTAAGCGACTAAACGACCTTTTAGTTGAAAAAAATGCTGAAACTGG ATGGGATACTCCTATTCATGTAGATGCTGCAAGTGGAGGTTTTATTGCACCATTTATTTACCCCGAATTGGAATGGGATTTTCGTTTGCCGTTGGTTAAAAGTATAAACGTTAGCGGTCACAAATACGGTCTTGTGTATGCTGGAATTGGGTGGGTTATTTGGAGGAACAAAGAAGACTTGCCTGATGAACTCATCTTTCACATTAACTATCTTGGTGCTGATCAACCAACTTTCACCCTCAACTTCTCAAAAG GTTCTAGTCAGATAATTGCTCAGTACTATCAGCTCATTCGCTTGGGTTTTGAG GGATACAAGAACATAATGGAAAACTGCCAAGAAAACGCGACTGTGCTAAGGGAAGGGTTGGAAAAAACTGGACGTTTCAATATCGTCTCTAAAGACATGGGGGTCCCACTCGTAGCGTTTTCCTTAAAAGATAACAGCCAGCACAACGAGTTTGAAATATCTGAGATGTTAAGGCGGTTTGGGTGGATCGTGCCAGCTTACACCATGCCACCTGATGCCCAACATATTACGGTTCTTAGGGTCGTTATCAGAGAAGACTTTTCAAGAACATTAGCTGAACGGCTCGTGAATGACATTGAGAAAGTGCTTCATGAGCTCGATACACTTCCAGCTAAGGTAACCGCTAAGATAACTGTTTTGGAAGAGAATGGGTTAGACCATAAAACGGAATTGGAAGTGCAAAGAAAGATTACTGATGCTTGGAGGAAGTTTGTGTCCGATAAGAAGAAAATTACTGGTGTGTGTTAA